A section of the Elizabethkingia anophelis R26 genome encodes:
- a CDS encoding RNA methyltransferase, whose amino-acid sequence MLTHNTIKTLQSLDKKKFRQKYNLFLVEGNKIIRELPNSAFKIQTVYSVNPNELAFKNVEVHQITEPELKKISFLQHPKDSVAVCIPAEQKLSKEKKIRLVLDGIQDPGNMGTIIRLADWFGIEEMVCSEDTVDFYNPKVIQASMGSFTRLNIVYTDLSEFLQDKNTPNYITDMDGENVFQSDFPEAFNLILGNEGNGIRPVTEELADKKISIPRFGSKQNTESLNVAMATGIILGQIFGSK is encoded by the coding sequence ATGCTTACCCATAATACCATTAAAACTTTACAATCTCTAGATAAAAAGAAATTCAGACAAAAATACAATTTGTTTTTAGTTGAAGGTAATAAAATCATCAGAGAATTACCAAATTCAGCATTCAAAATTCAGACCGTTTACTCTGTAAATCCCAATGAATTAGCTTTTAAAAATGTAGAGGTTCACCAAATTACTGAACCTGAGTTAAAAAAAATAAGTTTCCTTCAGCACCCGAAAGATTCTGTAGCAGTATGTATTCCTGCCGAACAAAAACTAAGTAAGGAAAAGAAAATACGCTTGGTTTTAGATGGTATTCAAGATCCTGGTAATATGGGTACTATTATTCGTCTGGCAGACTGGTTCGGGATTGAAGAGATGGTATGCAGCGAGGATACGGTAGATTTTTATAATCCGAAAGTAATACAGGCATCTATGGGATCGTTTACCCGTTTAAATATTGTATATACAGATCTTTCAGAGTTTTTACAGGATAAGAATACACCCAATTATATCACTGATATGGATGGAGAAAATGTTTTCCAATCGGATTTTCCTGAAGCATTTAATCTTATTTTAGGAAATGAAGGTAACGGAATCCGTCCTGTAACAGAAGAGCTTGCCGATAAAAAAATTAGTATTCCGCGCTTTGGTAGCAAACAGAATACTGAAAGCTTGAATGTAGCGATGGCTACCGGAATTATACTGGGTCAGATTTTTGGCTCAAAATAA
- a CDS encoding GLPGLI family protein, with amino-acid sequence MKNLSTFLFILLFSIAFSQTHRFVYELQTKKNDNTQKINMTLDIDKDYVHFYDYDFLKNDSLRKKDGGNWQTNTRSEQLVLRKRNSFDNKSFYDNMFDYFVIDSKDEMIWKIKNETKKSGEFTLQKAETNFGGRSWEAWFNPGIPFQEGPYKFRGLP; translated from the coding sequence ATGAAAAACTTATCAACATTTTTATTCATATTGCTTTTTAGCATTGCATTTTCGCAGACACATAGATTTGTATATGAATTGCAGACGAAGAAAAATGATAATACCCAGAAAATTAATATGACGCTGGATATTGATAAGGATTATGTACATTTTTACGACTATGACTTCCTGAAGAACGATTCGCTTCGTAAAAAGGATGGTGGAAACTGGCAGACCAATACAAGATCGGAGCAGCTGGTTCTGAGAAAACGCAATAGCTTTGATAACAAGTCTTTCTACGACAATATGTTCGATTATTTTGTTATAGATTCCAAAGACGAGATGATCTGGAAAATAAAAAATGAAACTAAAAAGTCCGGAGAATTTACATTACAAAAAGCAGAGACAAATTTTGGAGGGAGATCCTGGGAAGCCTGGTTTAATCCGGGAATTCCTTTTCAGGAAGGTCCTTATAAATTTCGAGGATTACCATGA
- the tamL gene encoding translocation and assembly module lipoprotein TamL, producing the protein MGKHSSKYFQKYYLFSAPAIAFFLLNACSTRKVPEDSYLLTSNKFQYKDGKLFEDKVPDFVNQKPNKKFLFVAPIGLWAYNMANPKLDTILNEYMTYPSQMRTQKLRDSIALKYNRPNLVGKNLFWDRFLHNVGQQPVILNEAATEKSADKIRKFFVYKGYWDAKVTGTNKIDSTGKKASALYQIEHKDPTLVKDYYYNIPEEPIRLLYEQNYSKSFIKTGKVLDQEDLEKEVARINDIMRSNGYYNFNGSNEEIFFTADSLKSRKDVPLTLEFKRDSAQDGKQKNPYVISKFSDVNVYISDDPVNKGELKPEDYETLRKINFYNPDKKYKNRALWTAVVLREGDKYNQREIDLTKRNLVGMNNFNINKFEIVQEQDSLLKTDIYLTPLPKYEFKIATDVHYSQILNLGFSPSVELTTRNIFGGAENLSTSFSGIIGTTNNATNPKTYFNAYELSAQVALNVPRLLVPFKYYKFIPKRYTPTSSIIVGSSIQNNIGLGRISFNMGLNYSAAVNDIITHRLTLFNTQFNFTRNKDKYYELFPRDEVYRSLMFGKYFAQDLALAELYSTGKITTDEVSKIIMSDVAYQNSIDAKNDPIFTNFQQSLLNKERQTQDVVINSMIYNFTYNEIGNKAYPNPSYLSFKFETAGNFLSLIDKSFKSFTTGIAGENSEKGLFGVPYAQFMKFDIDARKYFSFSNSRRTLVFRQFIGVGIPYGNSHVMPYMRSYFNGGSSDIRAWLAFGGLGPADIQVDQNVRSYMLDNVKLTTNIEYRFPISKIVEGALFTDAGNIWSLKNTGIGDEFKFNKFYKQLGIGSGFGFRFNIAYVTLRLDLAYKIYDPNMPEGDRWNFKRIKPLQPTFNFAFGYPF; encoded by the coding sequence ATGGGTAAGCATTCTTCAAAATATTTTCAAAAATATTACTTATTTTCGGCACCTGCAATTGCATTTTTTTTGCTCAACGCATGTTCCACCCGAAAAGTACCTGAAGACTCCTATTTACTAACCTCTAACAAATTTCAGTACAAAGACGGAAAATTGTTCGAGGATAAGGTTCCGGACTTTGTTAATCAGAAACCCAACAAAAAATTTCTGTTTGTTGCCCCTATTGGTTTATGGGCATATAATATGGCCAATCCCAAACTGGATACTATACTGAACGAGTATATGACCTATCCTAGTCAGATGAGAACCCAAAAGTTGAGGGATTCTATTGCCTTAAAATACAATCGTCCTAATCTTGTTGGAAAAAATCTTTTCTGGGACAGGTTCCTGCATAATGTAGGACAGCAGCCTGTTATATTAAATGAGGCTGCTACAGAAAAAAGTGCTGATAAAATCAGAAAATTCTTTGTCTACAAAGGCTACTGGGATGCTAAAGTAACCGGAACTAATAAAATTGATTCTACAGGAAAAAAAGCATCTGCACTTTACCAGATAGAACATAAAGACCCTACTCTGGTAAAGGATTACTATTATAATATTCCGGAAGAGCCTATCCGTTTGCTTTATGAGCAAAATTATTCCAAAAGTTTTATAAAAACCGGTAAAGTACTGGATCAGGAAGATCTGGAAAAAGAAGTCGCTCGTATTAACGATATAATGCGGAGTAATGGTTATTATAATTTTAATGGTTCTAATGAAGAAATATTCTTTACGGCAGATTCTCTGAAAAGCAGAAAGGATGTGCCCCTTACTCTGGAATTCAAGAGAGACAGTGCACAGGACGGGAAACAAAAAAATCCTTATGTAATCAGTAAATTTTCGGATGTTAATGTATACATCTCCGATGATCCGGTAAATAAGGGTGAACTAAAGCCTGAAGATTATGAGACACTGAGAAAGATAAATTTCTACAATCCTGATAAAAAATATAAAAACAGAGCATTGTGGACTGCTGTTGTTCTAAGGGAAGGAGATAAATACAACCAGCGAGAAATAGACCTTACAAAAAGGAATCTTGTGGGGATGAATAATTTCAACATCAACAAGTTCGAAATTGTACAAGAACAGGATAGCTTATTGAAAACTGATATCTATCTTACCCCGCTGCCAAAATATGAGTTTAAAATTGCAACAGATGTTCATTATTCTCAGATTCTTAACTTAGGTTTCTCTCCGAGCGTAGAGCTTACGACACGTAATATATTCGGTGGGGCTGAAAACCTTAGCACCAGTTTTTCAGGAATTATCGGAACAACTAACAATGCTACAAATCCAAAAACTTATTTTAACGCTTACGAACTTTCTGCACAGGTTGCTCTGAATGTTCCAAGGTTATTGGTTCCGTTTAAATACTACAAATTTATTCCCAAAAGATATACTCCTACTTCATCTATTATTGTAGGCTCTTCTATACAAAACAATATTGGACTGGGCAGAATAAGCTTTAATATGGGACTTAACTACAGTGCTGCAGTTAATGATATTATTACGCATCGTTTAACACTTTTCAACACTCAGTTTAACTTTACCCGTAATAAAGATAAATACTATGAACTGTTCCCTAGAGATGAAGTCTACAGATCTTTAATGTTTGGAAAATATTTTGCGCAGGATTTGGCACTTGCTGAATTATATTCTACCGGAAAAATAACAACGGATGAGGTGAGTAAAATCATTATGAGTGATGTTGCATATCAGAACTCTATTGATGCTAAAAATGATCCTATATTCACCAACTTTCAGCAATCACTACTTAACAAAGAGAGGCAAACACAGGATGTGGTAATCAACTCCATGATCTATAATTTCACTTATAACGAGATTGGTAATAAAGCCTACCCTAATCCATCCTATCTTAGTTTTAAATTTGAAACAGCCGGTAATTTCTTAAGTCTTATAGACAAGAGTTTCAAAAGCTTTACTACGGGTATAGCAGGTGAGAATTCAGAAAAAGGGTTGTTTGGTGTACCTTATGCTCAGTTTATGAAGTTTGACATAGATGCCCGAAAATATTTTAGTTTTTCTAACAGCAGGAGGACATTAGTTTTCAGACAATTCATAGGAGTTGGTATTCCTTATGGGAACTCTCATGTTATGCCTTACATGAGATCTTATTTCAACGGAGGATCCAGTGATATAAGAGCCTGGCTGGCATTTGGAGGCTTAGGTCCTGCAGATATACAAGTAGACCAGAATGTACGTTCTTATATGCTGGACAATGTAAAGCTGACCACCAATATCGAATATAGATTCCCTATTTCCAAGATTGTAGAAGGTGCGCTATTTACTGATGCCGGAAATATCTGGAGTCTTAAAAATACCGGAATTGGTGACGAGTTCAAATTCAATAAGTTTTATAAGCAACTGGGTATTGGTTCCGGATTCGGATTCAGGTTTAATATTGCTTATGTTACATTAAGACTCGATCTGGCTTATAAGATATACGATCCCAACATGCCGGAAGGAGACCGTTGGAATTTTAAAAGAATAAAACCACTGCAGCCAACCTTTAATTTTGCATTTGGTTATCCGTTCTAG
- a CDS encoding YtxH domain-containing protein: protein MAKGKNTAGILAGLLAGAAAGVVLGMLYAPEEGKATRKKIRSKANDLKDQAKDKYGDVSEKVKDQYNTFASQAKDTYNKVTESVKEGLDKYKTQAADKAKEVAKDIETELDGLK, encoded by the coding sequence ATGGCAAAAGGAAAGAACACAGCAGGAATATTAGCAGGATTATTAGCAGGTGCAGCAGCAGGAGTTGTTTTAGGAATGCTTTACGCACCGGAAGAAGGAAAAGCAACACGTAAAAAAATAAGATCAAAAGCAAACGATCTGAAAGATCAGGCTAAAGATAAATACGGTGATGTATCTGAAAAAGTAAAAGATCAGTACAACACTTTTGCTTCTCAGGCTAAAGATACTTACAACAAAGTAACAGAAAGCGTAAAAGAGGGTTTAGATAAATACAAAACTCAGGCTGCAGATAAAGCTAAAGAAGTAGCAAAAGATATTGAAACTGAATTAGATGGTCTTAAATAA
- a CDS encoding glycosyl hydrolase family 95 catalytic domain-containing protein, with protein sequence MIKCLKLILFLCFITTYNSQTTNNNSPKELFIQSIRNTSEHKTIPLGKTIYQGIFTGNGLLGTMTYLQDASSCKITIGRTDVYDHRNGEENLFERPRLPLGYFEVKLSDNITDAVGKIDLYNAESSAELKTNSGNIRINAITFSEEDYILLHIDDQNYKNKYEVIWVPEKSESPRRNFSYAKQPENYLPNPTVRITNHNNITTSYQTMLAGGGYSVAYSEKRLNNLKYVLIATDYMTRNNEAGKNAEKRLAAFEWNKLNSKIKNHQNWWHQYYNKSSFNIPDQELQDFYNYQLYKLASATRANKPAIDLQGPWTDKTPWPGYWYNLNMQLTYSPLYMANHLELAESLVKAIDRNYDSLIKNVPKEYQYNSIALGRSGGPDMYAPVKVVKGSNASITNSEAETGNLTWLLYYYYQHYDVTRDEILGNKIFSLLKKSINYYIHLLGKNKEGKYQIEAKTYSPEYSKGYAINTNYDLSILRWGLKTLIEMDNKKGGKDELHTQWQDILQNLIPFHANESGYMIAQDVPYSESHRHYSHLLMIYPFYEINWDQAENHNIIEKSINTWQSKPEALQGYSLTGHASMKAMMGRGDESRDIMKTFIQKFVKPNTLYAESGPVIETPLAGMQSIQELYLQHWNGITRIFPAAPADWKDISFKNLRTSGAFLISAIRKNGKNTEVNIYSEKGGQIKIKPNFEGAFTLSGSAKLIRHSNSVYVYKIPKGKTLTLKAN encoded by the coding sequence ATGATCAAATGTTTAAAACTCATCTTATTTTTATGCTTTATTACAACCTATAACAGCCAGACGACAAATAACAATTCTCCAAAGGAACTATTCATTCAAAGTATCCGGAATACTAGTGAACATAAAACTATTCCTTTAGGTAAAACTATTTATCAGGGAATTTTTACAGGTAATGGTCTTTTAGGAACAATGACATATCTGCAAGATGCTTCTTCCTGTAAAATTACAATAGGTAGAACCGATGTCTATGACCATCGTAACGGTGAAGAAAATCTGTTTGAAAGGCCCCGTCTTCCATTAGGATATTTCGAAGTAAAACTTTCGGACAATATTACGGATGCTGTAGGCAAAATCGATTTATACAATGCTGAAAGCTCTGCGGAACTAAAAACCAATTCAGGGAATATCCGTATCAATGCTATTACTTTTTCCGAAGAAGATTATATCTTACTCCATATTGATGACCAGAATTATAAAAACAAATATGAAGTTATCTGGGTTCCCGAAAAATCTGAAAGCCCGAGAAGGAATTTCTCTTACGCAAAACAACCCGAAAACTATTTACCCAATCCAACTGTAAGGATAACAAATCACAATAATATAACCACCAGCTATCAAACTATGCTAGCTGGTGGTGGCTACAGCGTAGCTTACTCAGAAAAGAGATTGAATAATCTGAAATATGTCTTAATTGCTACCGATTATATGACCAGGAACAATGAAGCAGGAAAAAATGCTGAAAAGAGATTAGCTGCCTTCGAATGGAATAAACTTAACTCTAAAATAAAAAATCATCAAAACTGGTGGCATCAATATTATAATAAATCATCTTTCAACATTCCGGATCAGGAGCTACAGGATTTTTATAACTATCAGCTCTATAAACTTGCTTCAGCAACCAGAGCTAATAAGCCGGCAATAGATCTACAAGGTCCGTGGACCGATAAAACACCGTGGCCGGGGTATTGGTATAACCTCAATATGCAGCTCACATATTCCCCTCTTTACATGGCCAACCATCTGGAATTAGCAGAATCTTTGGTGAAAGCTATAGATCGGAATTATGATAGTCTGATAAAAAATGTTCCTAAAGAATACCAATATAATTCCATAGCATTAGGCAGAAGCGGAGGTCCTGATATGTATGCGCCTGTTAAAGTCGTAAAAGGCAGTAATGCATCCATTACCAATTCCGAAGCTGAGACAGGAAATCTTACCTGGCTTTTATATTACTATTACCAACATTATGATGTAACCAGAGATGAAATATTAGGTAATAAAATATTCAGCTTGCTAAAGAAAAGTATTAATTATTATATCCATCTTCTTGGCAAAAACAAAGAAGGAAAATACCAAATTGAAGCTAAAACGTATTCACCTGAATATTCTAAAGGATATGCCATCAATACAAATTATGATCTTTCTATACTTCGTTGGGGATTAAAAACGCTTATCGAAATGGATAATAAGAAAGGAGGAAAAGACGAACTTCATACACAGTGGCAGGATATATTACAAAACCTTATTCCTTTCCATGCAAATGAGAGTGGCTATATGATTGCTCAGGATGTTCCCTATTCCGAATCTCATCGCCATTATTCGCATCTGCTGATGATTTATCCTTTTTACGAAATCAACTGGGATCAGGCAGAAAATCATAATATCATTGAAAAATCCATTAATACGTGGCAAAGCAAGCCAGAAGCATTACAAGGATATTCGTTGACAGGACATGCCTCTATGAAAGCCATGATGGGTCGTGGAGATGAATCCCGGGATATTATGAAAACATTTATTCAAAAATTTGTAAAACCTAACACATTATATGCTGAAAGCGGCCCTGTAATAGAGACACCTCTTGCAGGAATGCAGAGTATTCAGGAGCTCTATCTGCAACATTGGAATGGCATTACCCGTATATTTCCTGCTGCTCCGGCAGACTGGAAAGATATATCTTTTAAAAATCTGAGAACCAGCGGTGCATTTCTAATTTCGGCCATAAGAAAAAACGGTAAAAATACCGAAGTAAATATTTACAGTGAAAAAGGCGGCCAAATAAAAATAAAACCAAATTTTGAAGGGGCGTTTACTTTATCTGGATCTGCTAAGCTCATCCGGCACAGTAACTCCGTCTATGTTTATAAAATTCCGAAAGGAAAAACATTGACTCTAAAAGCCAACTAA
- the cmk gene encoding (d)CMP kinase has translation MKKKPVIAIDGFSSTGKSSISKIIARELGIIHMDTGALYRGITVFAIQHYLENNSINIPLLISHLNDINLEFRNIDGNLQLFLNNKNIDAEIRDPKVSDYVSEVAKQPEVRAFLLSMQRQMAENGGIVMDGRDIGTVVLPNADYKFFMTASPDERAMRRYKELLSGGTEADLDEVKANLLMRDKIDSERETSPLKQADDAILIDNTHLNKEETIALILSYIR, from the coding sequence ATGAAGAAGAAACCTGTAATTGCCATAGACGGATTTTCATCCACCGGAAAAAGTTCAATTTCCAAAATTATCGCCAGAGAATTAGGAATTATCCACATGGATACCGGAGCTCTTTACCGTGGTATTACAGTATTTGCCATTCAGCATTATCTGGAAAATAATAGTATTAATATTCCTTTACTCATCAGCCATCTGAATGACATTAATTTAGAATTCAGAAATATTGACGGAAACCTTCAGCTATTTTTAAATAACAAGAATATCGATGCAGAAATAAGAGATCCGAAAGTATCCGACTATGTAAGTGAGGTTGCAAAACAACCTGAAGTAAGAGCATTTTTGCTGTCTATGCAAAGACAAATGGCAGAAAACGGGGGTATTGTGATGGACGGCAGAGATATTGGCACCGTGGTATTGCCTAATGCTGATTACAAATTTTTTATGACAGCAAGTCCGGATGAACGCGCCATGCGCAGATATAAGGAATTATTGTCAGGTGGTACAGAAGCAGATCTGGATGAGGTGAAAGCTAATTTGCTGATGCGTGACAAAATTGACAGCGAACGCGAAACTTCACCATTGAAGCAGGCTGACGATGCAATTCTTATAGACAACACCCATTTAAACAAAGAAGAAACAATTGCTTTAATATTGTCCTATATCCGATAA
- the pyrH gene encoding UMP kinase — protein sequence MKYKRILLKLSGEALMGNQEYGIDSQRLKDYATEIKKVVDLGCEVAIVIGGGNIFRGVSGAAAGMDRVQGDYMGMLATVINGMALQGALEDQGIKTRLQSAIEMDKVAEPFIKRRAVRHLEKGRVVIFGAGTGNPYFTTDTAATLRAIEINADVILKGTRVDGIYDKDPEKNENAVKFENLSFEEVFAKNLKVMDMTAFTLSHENKLPIIVFDMNKEGNLTRLVEGENVGTLVN from the coding sequence ATGAAATATAAAAGAATTCTCCTAAAACTAAGCGGCGAAGCCCTTATGGGAAATCAGGAATATGGTATCGATAGCCAGAGACTGAAAGATTACGCAACGGAAATTAAGAAAGTAGTAGATTTAGGTTGCGAGGTTGCAATTGTTATAGGAGGAGGAAATATTTTCAGAGGTGTATCTGGTGCTGCTGCAGGAATGGACAGAGTGCAAGGTGACTATATGGGAATGCTGGCAACTGTTATCAACGGAATGGCATTACAGGGAGCTTTGGAAGATCAGGGGATTAAAACACGTCTTCAGTCTGCTATTGAAATGGATAAGGTTGCAGAGCCCTTCATTAAAAGAAGAGCTGTGAGACACCTTGAAAAAGGAAGAGTTGTAATCTTTGGTGCCGGAACTGGTAACCCTTACTTTACAACTGATACAGCTGCAACATTACGCGCTATCGAAATCAATGCAGATGTTATTCTTAAAGGTACACGTGTAGATGGTATCTACGATAAAGATCCTGAAAAAAATGAAAACGCTGTTAAGTTTGAAAACCTTAGCTTCGAAGAAGTTTTCGCTAAGAATCTTAAAGTAATGGATATGACAGCATTTACTTTAAGTCATGAAAATAAATTGCCTATTATTGTATTTGATATGAATAAAGAAGGCAACCTTACGCGTTTGGTTGAAGGTGAAAATGTAGGGACACTGGTAAACTAA
- a CDS encoding phage holin family protein has product MFDIIFDYIEKKIDLLKLEVSEKTVISAGFITFLTCALIALIFFVVLFNIGLAFWLGKMMGNYSYGFFAVSGFYLLCLILIIIFRNNIKRAVANFILKSFND; this is encoded by the coding sequence ATGTTTGACATTATTTTCGACTATATAGAGAAAAAAATTGACCTCTTAAAGTTAGAAGTAAGTGAAAAAACAGTCATTTCGGCAGGGTTTATAACCTTTCTGACATGTGCTCTGATCGCTCTTATCTTCTTCGTTGTTCTGTTTAACATTGGGCTGGCCTTCTGGCTGGGTAAAATGATGGGTAATTATTCTTACGGTTTCTTTGCTGTTTCTGGTTTTTATTTGCTGTGTCTTATATTAATCATTATTTTCAGAAACAATATAAAAAGAGCCGTAGCCAATTTTATTTTAAAATCTTTTAACGATTAA
- a CDS encoding hemolysin family protein: MDPDSFVKLLIALFLVLLNGFFVAAEFSIVKVRYSQIQIKAAEGNALAKKAEYIIKHLDAYLSATQLGITLASLALGWVGESALHHVFEDLFHRFGFTVADSTITTVSVVCSFLIITIMHIVFGELVPKSIAIRKSESTTFFVAYPMILFYNVFRPFIWLMNSISNAFLRLIKIHPASENEIHSTEELQLLVKQSADSGEIEEENYEIIKNAFDFTDHSAKQIMVPRQNIFSININDDKKDIVEKMLESGYSRIPVYDGSIDNVIGIFYTKEFIREYIKNFDEWEDFDIRTLLHEPTFVVGSKKISDLMKVFQTKKQHLAIVIDEFGGTEGIISLEDILEELVGEIQDEEDEEEKIVEKVGENVYWVQASQPLEEINEHLPVDLPENPEQYNTLAGFILHELSDIPEENQEFDLNGYHFKILKMQNRGVELVEMIYMEPVIEEKLTDEMGEA, from the coding sequence ATGGACCCCGATAGTTTTGTCAAACTTCTTATTGCCCTTTTCCTAGTATTACTTAATGGCTTCTTCGTAGCCGCCGAATTTTCAATCGTAAAAGTAAGATATTCACAAATTCAGATAAAAGCTGCAGAAGGCAATGCACTTGCTAAGAAAGCAGAATATATTATTAAGCATCTAGATGCATACCTTTCCGCTACACAGTTAGGGATTACCCTTGCCAGCCTTGCTTTAGGTTGGGTTGGTGAAAGCGCATTACACCATGTTTTCGAAGATCTGTTTCACCGTTTTGGTTTTACTGTTGCAGACTCTACCATTACTACTGTTTCTGTAGTATGTAGTTTTTTGATTATCACAATTATGCATATTGTATTTGGTGAATTAGTTCCTAAATCTATAGCTATACGTAAATCGGAATCCACAACTTTCTTTGTGGCTTATCCGATGATTCTATTCTATAATGTTTTCAGACCATTTATCTGGTTAATGAATTCAATATCTAATGCATTTTTAAGACTGATTAAAATTCATCCGGCTTCTGAAAATGAAATTCACTCTACAGAAGAATTACAGCTTTTGGTAAAACAGAGTGCTGATAGTGGTGAAATTGAAGAAGAGAACTACGAAATCATTAAGAACGCATTTGACTTCACAGATCATAGTGCAAAACAAATTATGGTACCACGTCAGAATATCTTTTCTATCAACATCAATGATGATAAAAAGGATATTGTAGAAAAAATGCTTGAAAGTGGCTACTCAAGAATACCTGTATATGACGGATCTATAGATAATGTTATTGGTATTTTTTATACCAAGGAATTTATCCGTGAATACATTAAGAATTTTGATGAATGGGAGGATTTTGACATCAGAACGCTTTTACACGAACCTACATTTGTTGTAGGAAGTAAGAAAATATCAGACCTTATGAAGGTTTTCCAAACGAAGAAACAGCATTTGGCTATCGTTATCGATGAGTTTGGTGGTACTGAAGGTATTATTTCTCTTGAAGATATCCTTGAAGAGCTTGTAGGAGAAATTCAGGATGAGGAAGATGAAGAAGAAAAAATTGTAGAGAAAGTAGGCGAGAATGTTTATTGGGTACAGGCATCTCAGCCATTGGAAGAAATCAATGAACACCTTCCTGTAGATCTACCTGAAAACCCGGAACAATATAATACACTGGCTGGTTTTATTTTACATGAGCTTAGTGATATTCCGGAAGAGAATCAGGAGTTTGACCTCAACGGTTACCATTTTAAAATTCTTAAAATGCAGAATCGCGGTGTGGAGTTGGTGGAAATGATATATATGGAACCCGTAATTGAAGAAAAACTTACAGATGAAATGGGAGAAGCTTAA
- a CDS encoding ATP-dependent Clp protease adaptor ClpS has translation MKWEKLNSQNYDSPKREYEEEVLVLDQTDDVYKLVLHNDDVNTFDFVIECLIEICKHTPEQAEQCTLLVHYKGKCTVKTGSMDLLKPMHQKLLSRGLTSEIV, from the coding sequence ATGAAATGGGAGAAGCTTAATTCGCAGAATTATGACAGTCCGAAACGAGAGTATGAAGAAGAAGTATTGGTTTTGGATCAGACGGATGATGTTTACAAACTTGTTCTTCATAACGATGATGTTAATACTTTTGACTTTGTTATCGAATGCCTGATAGAAATTTGTAAACATACACCGGAGCAGGCAGAGCAATGTACCCTGTTGGTACATTATAAAGGAAAATGTACTGTAAAGACAGGTTCAATGGATTTACTGAAACCTATGCATCAGAAACTATTGTCCAGAGGCTTGACTTCTGAGATTGTATAA
- a CDS encoding GNAT family N-acetyltransferase gives MHIQIVEKKDKDYSAIQQIYNEVRNEMPFLLEISDFKDALNGEVIYEAIADGETIAFISLWEPDNFIHYLFVSPLYQNKAIGLQLITYLSELYGKPLGLKCLLENTNAVRFYKKNGFHEKYRGTSAEGEYIYFELQ, from the coding sequence ATGCATATTCAAATTGTTGAAAAGAAAGATAAAGACTATTCCGCGATACAGCAGATTTATAATGAGGTGCGGAATGAAATGCCTTTTCTTTTGGAAATATCGGACTTTAAAGATGCTCTCAATGGAGAAGTTATTTACGAAGCTATTGCAGATGGAGAAACAATAGCTTTTATATCCTTATGGGAGCCGGATAATTTTATTCATTATTTATTTGTTAGCCCCTTATACCAAAACAAAGCAATAGGCTTACAATTGATTACTTATCTTTCAGAATTATACGGGAAGCCTTTGGGGCTAAAATGTTTGTTGGAGAATACTAATGCAGTCCGATTCTATAAAAAAAATGGGTTTCATGAAAAATACCGAGGAACATCTGCTGAAGGCGAATATATTTACTTTGAACTCCAATAA